The Winogradskyella schleiferi genome contains the following window.
ATCATTTGAAAGCTTATGGAGTCACATATTGGACCTTAGAACGAGAACTGAAAGTAAAGTGGTTGCTCAATTATAGAGGTGGCTCATTTCTGTTGCCCGATGCCGAAATCATTCAACGTGAATGCCAAATACGAGGTGTGTCTTTTGAGATAATTTCAGATTCTAAAGCGGCTCAAATATTAGATGATATTGCCAGTCCTTCCGTGAATCAGGAAGCGGTGGTTTTAGAAAAAGCGCCAAAAATTGCCGTTTATACACCATATGGAAAACAACCTTGGGACGATGCGGTAACCATGGTGTTGACGTATGCTGAGATTCCGTATGAAACAATATATGACGAAGAAGTTTTGAAAGATGAATTATTGCTTTATGATTGGTTGCACTTACATCACGAGGATTTTACAGGCCAATACGGGAAGTTCTATAGAGCCTACCGTTCTGCAGCTTGGTATATTGAAGAAAAGAAAAATGCTGAAGTATTGGCAAAACGTTTGGGTTATGATAAAGTTTCCGATGAGAAATTAGCTGTAGCACTCAAAATTAGAGACTATGTTGTTGGTGGCGGATTTATGTTTGCCATGTGTTCTGCAACAGATAGTTTTGATATTGCGCTGTCTGCCGAAGGTGTAGACATTTGCGAGCCGATGTTTGATGGAGACGGAAGTGATCCAGGCTATCAGAATAAAATAGATTACTCCAATACTTTTGCTTTCAAGGATTATGTTTTGGAACGCAGCCCAAACGTTTATGAGTTTTCGTCTATTGATATGACCCAAAAACGAAGAATTCCAAAGACAACAGATTATTTTTCTTTGATGGAATATTCAGCAAAATGGGATCCAATTCCAACCATGTTGACTCAAAATCATACCGCATTGGTGAAAGGATTCATGGGACAAACCACATCGTTTACCAGAGAAGAGATAAAATCCAACGTATTGGTAATGGGAGAAAATCGAACAAACAATGAAGCCAAGTATATTCATGGCATTAAAGGCAAAGGGTTTTTTACGTTTTATGGAGGTCATGACCCTGAAGATTATACCCACAGAGTAGGAGACCCAAAAACAGAGTTGGACTTGCACCCAACATCGCCTGGTTATCGCTTAATATTGAATAATGTGTTGTTCCCAGCAGCTAAAAAGAAGAAGCAGAAGACCTGATCTTTAATATCGATATTGATTATTTTTTCATATCTTAAATTATAAAATTACTATATCATGCTAACAAAAGAAACCATTCTCAATAAAATCCAAATTTTAATTACCAATCATTTTAAAACACCTGAAGAGGCTTTTGCCTTTTTTGATAAAGATGGCGATGGGAAGTTGAGTAAAGATGAAATAGCAAAACTTCTGAAACAAGCTGAAATCAGTGGTTTTGTTCGAGGTTTGATTTCTAGGAAACTTATAGAAGGCTATGATAAAGATGGTGATCAACTTATCAATTGGGCAGAATTTAAGTTGGCTATTGATGAAATAAAAGAATAAATTAGAAGACTAAACGATTTTGAAATTCGAAATAAAACAATTTTTCCGACTTTTATTCTATTCGATTCTGTTTTGGTCGTTTGCGTTTTCTGCATTTATCCTCATACGCTATTTTGGAAGAAATCAAGAACAGGTAAAAACTGAAAATCTTACAGAAATAGTAACTGCTTCTCAATATCTGATTTTTGGAGTAGTACTTGGTGTTATGGTTGCTGTTGTGTACACCATAGTAGAGTATTTTTTCGATAAATATTTCTCTAAAAGGTTATATCTCTGGGTTGTGCTTCTTGTAAAATCCGCTTTTTATCTAATTTTCTTAATATTCTCTTTAACTTTTATTGCGAGTTTAGCAGAAGTATATATCCAAGTAGATTTTCCCAACGAAAGACTCTGGTGGAAATCGAACAAAATATTTTGGATGGTCACGGGTTATTTTATGTTATGCTCTTTATTGTTTTCGTTTTTTCGAATTGCGAATAATAAATTTGGTAAAGGGGTAATTTTCAATATGCTTTTGGGTCGCTACAGAAAGCCTAGGGAAGTAGAACGTGTACTCATGTTTTTGGATTTGAAATCTTCTACAACAATTGCTGAAGATTTAGGGCATTTAAAATATAGTCAGTTTATTCAAGATTGTTTTTATTATCTCAATAGAATTGTAGGTAAGTATGGCGCAGAGATTTATCAATATGTTGGAGATGAAGCTGTTTTGACTTGGAACTTGAAGAAAAAAACAATAAAGAATATAAACTGTATAGACTTGTTTTTTGAATATGATTATAAGCTTAAAAAACATTCAAAATATTACATGAAGAAATATGGTGTAGTACCAGAATTTAAAGCTGGAATCCATTCAGGAAAAATTATAATTGCAGAAGTAGGTACCATAAAGAAGGAGTTGGCTTATCATGGCGATGTCATTAACACAACTTCACGCATACAAGAGCAATGCAACGAATATGACCTATCGCTATTGATTTCTGATGAATTCTTATCTAAGGTAAATTTGAGAAAAAGGTATGAAGCAGTTTCATTAGGTAATGAAGTATTGGATGGTAAAACAGAATCTCTGAAATTGTTCGCTATTCACAAGATTTAGATATCCAATAAAATCATATGATTGGAAATATTTTTGGAGTTTAAACGAGTTCAATTTGCAATAACAGAAAAGACGAATCAAAATGAAATTCTTTCAAAACGAAATCAAACTTCAAGCAATGTCAAGAGGTTTTCATCTAATTACTTCTGAAGTATTGAACGCTATTCCTGAAATTAACCAAATTAAAATCGGACAATTACAGGTATTTATAAAACATACGTCAGCAAGTCTAACGATAAACGAAAATGCTGACCCAACGGTAAGACTGGATTTTGAAAGTCATATTAATAAAATGGTACCAGAAAATCAAGTCTACTACAAGCATACCTTCGAAGGTTCAGACGATATGCCAGCGCATATAAAGGCTGCGTTAATGGGAACATCAGTTCAAATACCAATTACAAACGGCAAGTTAAATCTCGGAATTTGGCAGGGTATTTATCTTTGTGAACACAGAAATAGAGCAGGAGGAAGACAGTTAGTCCTTACAGCTTTCGGTAATTAGGTTTTCTAGAACAATTTCTACACCAAAATTATCATTAGACTTAGTTTCAAAGTTCGCAATTGCCTTTACATCGTCGTGTGCATTTGCCATGGCATAACTGTATTTAGCACATTTTAGCATTTCTAGATCATTATTATAATCGCCAAAAACCAAAGTTTCTGAAGGTTTTATATTAAGATGTTTTTGTAAAAACTGAATGGCATGACCTTTATTGGTAATGGCTTCAGAAATATCGACCCAATGATTTCCTGAAACAACAACATTGAGCTCAGGTTTTAGATGTTTTACATAGGGAAAAATATGGGCTTCAGAATTGGTCGTATGATACAAAGCTATTTTGATGACATCATCTTTTATTTCTTCGAAAGTGTCAATAACGGTATATACTGAGTAATATTCAGAAAAAATCTTTATCATTTCTTCGGAGGCTCTGAGAATAAATGCTTGATGTTTGGTGCAGAAAATAGGGTAGGTGTCTTCAATATTGGTGACCAAAGTATATAGCTCTAACAATCTATCTGATTTAATAATGTTAGAAAGCATTACCTTATTATGTTCCATAACCAACCCTCCATTTTCAGCTACAATGATAATGTCATCTTTTACGGATTGTAGCTTTTCAACAATACTATAATACGGTCTGCCACTTGCTGCAACAAATTGAATTTTTTGTATTTGTAATTGTTTAAAGACTTCAAAAAAACGAGAACTCACTGCATGATTGGAATTGAGCAATGTTCCATCCATATCGGTTACGACCAGTTTTATATCCTTCATATTTTAATTTTATGGGTTCAGAATTATTCAAATAAAAAATCCGATTCAATCCCGATAGGTATCGGGAGAACCGGATTTTATAAGCGAAATGTTGTTATTAATTTGGCTAAAAGCCTTATTTTACTTTGTTTACTATGGCTTCAAAAGCTTCAGGGTGGTTCATTGCTAAATCGGCAAGTACCTTACGGTTCAAGTCAATATTGTTCGCTTTTAATCCTCCCATAAATTTTGAATAGCTCATTCCGTGCTGTCTTGCACCTGCGTTAATACGCATAATCCATAACGAACGAAATGTTCTCTTTTTGTTTCTACGATCTCTGTACGAATATTGCATCGCTTTGTCAACCGCATTTTTTGCTACTGTCCAAACGTTTTTACGTCTTCCGAAGTAACCTTTTGCTTGCTTAAGAACCTTTTTTCTTCTGGCTCTTTTTGCTACTGAATTTACTGATCTTGGCATTTCTTTTAATTGTTTTTTGTAGTAGGCGGCCTATATATTGACACTTGCTAAATTATTTTGCCTAACTCCAGGGTTTATAAATTGTTTTAACCGAATAAAACTTTATTACTTTAATCGTAACATCGTTTTAATATTGTCCTCATCTGCTTTATGTACTAGAGCATCATGAGTCAATCTTAGCTTACGCTTTTTAGATTTTTTCGTCAATATATGACTCTTAAAAGCGTGCTTTCTCTTAATCTTACCAGTGCCAGTTAGTTTAAAACGTTTCTTAGCACTCGATTTTGTTTTCATTTTAGGCATTTTCTCCTCTTTTATATTTACGTTTCGCTTATTTTTTATTGCTGAACTCGGTTCAGTATCTTTTATATACTATCCAGATAGCTCACTATAGTTTGTCTAGAAGTTTTAGCGTCTCTGTTCTAATTTTTCTTAGGTGCAATGAACATAATCATTCGCTTTCCTTCAAGCTTTGGCATCTGTTCTACCTTTCCGTATTCTTCAAGATCTTGGGCCAACCTTAACAATAAGATTTGACCTTGTTCTTTAAAAACAATAGATCTACCTTTAAAGAATACAAAAGCTTTTAACTTTGCACCATCCTTTAAAAACTTCTCAGCATGTTTCTTTTTAAATTCGTAATCATGATCATCGGTTTGAGGACCAAATCGAATTTCTTTAACAACTACTTTAGTAGCTTTGGCTTTTAAAGCTTTTTCTCTTTTTTTCTGTTCGTAAAGGAATTTTTTATAATCCATAACTTTACAAACAGGAGGCTTCGCATTTGGCGATATCTCTACAAGATCTAAACCTTGTTCATCGGCTATGGATAAAGCTTTTTTAATAGGATATATACCTATTTCGACATTATCTCCGACAAGTCTTACTTCTTCAGATCTGATTTTAGAATTTATACGATGCTTATCTTCTTGAGATGCTCTTCTGGTATAATTCTTTCTGTTTCTACGTATTGCTATGGCTTCTGTATTTTAAATTAAACTTATATTATTTAAAAGTTTTTAAACTCTTATTAATTCTATCTTTTACTATTTTGATAAAGTCTTCTACAGTAATTGTGCCAAGGTCTTCACCACCATGTTCACGCACAGTTATTGTACTATCTTTTTCTTCCTGCTCACCGACAATAATCATAAACGGAAACTTTTGCATTTCAGCTTCACGAATTTTCTTACCTACAGTTTCATTCCTGTTGTCTGTAAGGGCGCGAATTTCGTCATTTTCTAGCACATTTAAAACTTTTTCCGCGTATTTTTCATATTTCTCACTTATTGAGAGTATAATTGCTTGTTCTGGCATCAACCAAAGTGGGAAATTTCCACCAGTATGTTCTAACAAAATAGCAATAAAACGTTCCATACTTCCAAAAGGAGCTCTATGGATCATAACAGGTCTGTGCATCTCATTATCACTGCCTTTGTAAGATAGGTCAAAACGCTCTGGCAAGTTATAATCAACTTGGATTGTTCCTAATTGCCATTGTCTACCTAGTGCATCTTTAACCATAAAGTCTAATTTTGGGCCATAAAAAGCAGCTTCACCTGGTTCAACAACAAAATTTAAATCTTTATCCTTAGCAGCATTTAATATAGCTTGTTCTGCTTTTTCCCAATTTTCTTCACTTCCGATGTATTTTTCAGGATTTTCAGGATCCCTTAATGAAACCTGAGCGGTAAAGTTTTCAAAACCTAATGAACCAAATACGTAAAGTACAAGGTCAATAACTTCCTTAAATTCGGTATCTAGTTGATCAGGAGTACAGAAAATATGTGCATCATCCTGAGTAAAACCTCTAACCCTTGTTAAGCCGTGAAGTTCTCCACTTTGTTCATATCGATACACAGTTCCAAATTCAGCGTAACGTTTAGGAAGCTCTTTATATGAAAATGGTTTCGCATTATAAATTTCACAATGATGCGGACAGTTCATGGGTTTCAAAAGAAACTCTTCGCCTTCAGAAGGCGTTCCAATGGGCTGAAAACTGTCTTCTCCATACTTGGCATAATGTCCAGAAGTGACATAGAGTTCTTTCTGTCCAATATGTGGCGTAACTACCATTTCATAACCAGCTTTCTTCTGCGCAGCCTTTAAAAAGTTTTCTAAACGCTCACGTAAGGCAGCACCTTTAGGTAGCCAAAGTGGTAAACCTTGACCTACTTTTTGAGAAAATGTAAAAAGTTCTAATTCTTTACCAAGTTTTCTGTGGTCTCGTTTTTTAGCTTCCTCTAAGAGATGAAGGTATTCAGTCAGTTCTTTTTGCTTCGGAAATGAAATGCCATAAACACGTGTGAGTTGTTTGTTTTTTTCATCACCTTTATAGTAGGCTCCAGCAACGCTCAATATTTTCACTGCTTTTATAATCCCTGTATTAGGAATATGTCCTCCACGACACAAGTCTGTAAAAGTAGAGTGGTCGCAGAAACTAATTGTACCATCTTCAAGATTTTCAATTAGGTCTACTTTGTAATTGTTTTTACCTTTATA
Protein-coding sequences here:
- a CDS encoding asparagine synthetase B, whose translation is MDAETQKNHLKAYGVTYWTLERELKVKWLLNYRGGSFLLPDAEIIQRECQIRGVSFEIISDSKAAQILDDIASPSVNQEAVVLEKAPKIAVYTPYGKQPWDDAVTMVLTYAEIPYETIYDEEVLKDELLLYDWLHLHHEDFTGQYGKFYRAYRSAAWYIEEKKNAEVLAKRLGYDKVSDEKLAVALKIRDYVVGGGFMFAMCSATDSFDIALSAEGVDICEPMFDGDGSDPGYQNKIDYSNTFAFKDYVLERSPNVYEFSSIDMTQKRRIPKTTDYFSLMEYSAKWDPIPTMLTQNHTALVKGFMGQTTSFTREEIKSNVLVMGENRTNNEAKYIHGIKGKGFFTFYGGHDPEDYTHRVGDPKTELDLHPTSPGYRLILNNVLFPAAKKKKQKT
- a CDS encoding EF-hand domain-containing protein — encoded protein: MLTKETILNKIQILITNHFKTPEEAFAFFDKDGDGKLSKDEIAKLLKQAEISGFVRGLISRKLIEGYDKDGDQLINWAEFKLAIDEIKE
- a CDS encoding adenylate/guanylate cyclase domain-containing protein, with translation MKFEIKQFFRLLFYSILFWSFAFSAFILIRYFGRNQEQVKTENLTEIVTASQYLIFGVVLGVMVAVVYTIVEYFFDKYFSKRLYLWVVLLVKSAFYLIFLIFSLTFIASLAEVYIQVDFPNERLWWKSNKIFWMVTGYFMLCSLLFSFFRIANNKFGKGVIFNMLLGRYRKPREVERVLMFLDLKSSTTIAEDLGHLKYSQFIQDCFYYLNRIVGKYGAEIYQYVGDEAVLTWNLKKKTIKNINCIDLFFEYDYKLKKHSKYYMKKYGVVPEFKAGIHSGKIIIAEVGTIKKELAYHGDVINTTSRIQEQCNEYDLSLLISDEFLSKVNLRKRYEAVSLGNEVLDGKTESLKLFAIHKI
- a CDS encoding secondary thiamine-phosphate synthase enzyme YjbQ; translated protein: MKFFQNEIKLQAMSRGFHLITSEVLNAIPEINQIKIGQLQVFIKHTSASLTINENADPTVRLDFESHINKMVPENQVYYKHTFEGSDDMPAHIKAALMGTSVQIPITNGKLNLGIWQGIYLCEHRNRAGGRQLVLTAFGN
- a CDS encoding Cof-type HAD-IIB family hydrolase, which gives rise to MKDIKLVVTDMDGTLLNSNHAVSSRFFEVFKQLQIQKIQFVAASGRPYYSIVEKLQSVKDDIIIVAENGGLVMEHNKVMLSNIIKSDRLLELYTLVTNIEDTYPIFCTKHQAFILRASEEMIKIFSEYYSVYTVIDTFEEIKDDVIKIALYHTTNSEAHIFPYVKHLKPELNVVVSGNHWVDISEAITNKGHAIQFLQKHLNIKPSETLVFGDYNNDLEMLKCAKYSYAMANAHDDVKAIANFETKSNDNFGVEIVLENLITESCKD
- the rplT gene encoding 50S ribosomal protein L20, whose product is MPRSVNSVAKRARRKKVLKQAKGYFGRRKNVWTVAKNAVDKAMQYSYRDRRNKKRTFRSLWIMRINAGARQHGMSYSKFMGGLKANNIDLNRKVLADLAMNHPEAFEAIVNKVK
- the rpmI gene encoding 50S ribosomal protein L35; amino-acid sequence: MPKMKTKSSAKKRFKLTGTGKIKRKHAFKSHILTKKSKKRKLRLTHDALVHKADEDNIKTMLRLK
- the infC gene encoding translation initiation factor IF-3 is translated as MNSKIRSEEVRLVGDNVEIGIYPIKKALSIADEQGLDLVEISPNAKPPVCKVMDYKKFLYEQKKREKALKAKATKVVVKEIRFGPQTDDHDYEFKKKHAEKFLKDGAKLKAFVFFKGRSIVFKEQGQILLLRLAQDLEEYGKVEQMPKLEGKRMIMFIAPKKN
- the thrS gene encoding threonine--tRNA ligase — its product is MIKITLPDGSVRSFDKEEVTPYEVAVDISEGFARNVISAKFNDTVVETTTPLTTDGSLTLYTFKDDEGKKAFWHSSAHVLAQALEELYPNVKLWVGPAIDNGFYYDVDLEEGSISENDFKTIENKMMEIARGKHDFNMRDVSKAEALSYYKGKNNYKVDLIENLEDGTISFCDHSTFTDLCRGGHIPNTGIIKAVKILSVAGAYYKGDEKNKQLTRVYGISFPKQKELTEYLHLLEEAKKRDHRKLGKELELFTFSQKVGQGLPLWLPKGAALRERLENFLKAAQKKAGYEMVVTPHIGQKELYVTSGHYAKYGEDSFQPIGTPSEGEEFLLKPMNCPHHCEIYNAKPFSYKELPKRYAEFGTVYRYEQSGELHGLTRVRGFTQDDAHIFCTPDQLDTEFKEVIDLVLYVFGSLGFENFTAQVSLRDPENPEKYIGSEENWEKAEQAILNAAKDKDLNFVVEPGEAAFYGPKLDFMVKDALGRQWQLGTIQVDYNLPERFDLSYKGSDNEMHRPVMIHRAPFGSMERFIAILLEHTGGNFPLWLMPEQAIILSISEKYEKYAEKVLNVLENDEIRALTDNRNETVGKKIREAEMQKFPFMIIVGEQEEKDSTITVREHGGEDLGTITVEDFIKIVKDRINKSLKTFK